ACGGAAGAACGGATGAATCGTGTATCGTCACGTGGATTTGGATTCGGGTATATCGGGAGCACGATACCGTTCATCCTAAGCATCGCCATCATCATCTTATCCCAGAACGGGACCCTTCCCATCTCCGTTACCTCCGCCAGTAAGATTGCCTTTGTGATCACCGCTTTATGGTGGGGTCTCTTCTCTATACCGCTATTAAAGAATGTCCATCAGCGCTACTTCATCCAACGGGAAAAAAGCCCAGTCGCGAACAGCTTCAAACGTCTTGGCAAAACGATGAAAGAAATCAGAAAATACCGGGCACTCTTTTTATTCCTGCTTGCTTACTTCTTTTATATTGACGGTGTCGGCACCATCATCACCATGTCCACGGCGTACGGGTCGGATCTTGGGATCACCTCCACCAACCTTTTGATCATCCTTTTTGTGACCCAGGTGGTGGCTGGACCATTCGCGATTCTCTATGGAAGGCTGGCTGAAAAATTCACGGGTAAAAAGATGCTGTATGTAGGCATTTCAGTGTATATCATCGTTTGCATTTACGCCAATTTCTTAGAGACAACCATGGATTTCTGGATCCTCGCCATGCTCGTCGCTTCTTCACAAGGAGGCATCCAGGCACTGAGCAGGGCTTATTTTGCGAAGCTGATACCGAAGAAAAATGCCAACGAATTCTTCGGGTTTTATAATATTTTCGGTAAATTTGCATCGATTCTCGGGCCCTTATTAGTGGCAGTCACCGCACAATTGACCGGTGCGTCCAACAGTGGAGTATTCAGTCTTGTCATCCTCTTTATCATAGGGATTGTCATCCTTGCTTTCGTACCCGAACCGACAGAAGCTGACGTCGAGAAGTCAGCCATCGTATAAAGAAAAAAGAGCCTGAACGCTTATGTTCAGGCTCTTTCTTAAGCATTTCAATTAGAAAGTATGTGCTGCGTCTTTCGCGCGGGCAATCGCATCTTCCTTGATTTCCTGTGCTTTATCAGGCATCGCCGCATGTCCCTCCACAAATACACCCTCAAAGGAAGGCACACCAAAAAACTGCATGATAAGGCTTAAATAACGATGCCCCATTTCCATGCCTGCTGCCGGTCCTTCAGAGTAAATACCGCCACGGGCCTGGATATGTATCGCTTTCTTGTCCGTCAATAAGCCAACCGGTCCCTGTTCCGTATACTTGAACGATTTCCCGGCCACTGCCACGGAATCGATATATGCTTTCATCACCGGTGGAAATAAAAAATTCCAGAAAGGGGTCACAAACACGTATTTATCAGCCCCGATGAACTGATCGGATAGTTCATTCAAGCGGTTTACTTTCTTCTGCTCTTCCATGGAAAGCTCCTCAAATCCTTTACCTGCTTGAAGCTTCCCCCATCCACTGAAGACATCCGCATCGATATGGGGAATATGCTCCCGGTACAAATCGAGGTGAATCACCTCATCATCCCCGTTCACTTCCTTATACGTATCCATAAATGCTTTCGCAACCGCCATGCTGTACGATTGGGTATCGTCATGAGGATGCGCGGTAATATATAATACCTTTGCCATTCATCATCCATCCTTTCTTCTATTAACTCACAATCGTATTTTGTGAAGATATGAATGGAATTATCCTTTTTGAACGGTTAAAAAAAAGAATGCTGCCCTTTAGGACAGCATTCGATGCTTACTCTTCTTCACCTGGTACTTCAAACGGGTTTCCCCCGATATTTTTTCTCATTTCGTCTGTTAGTTCAAATGGAGTGTTTTCTTGTGCTTCCCCTGCTGCGAAATGGTGACTGCCATCAAAGTGAAATGGTTTACCTTCCAATCTCGACACCTCCGTTTTACTATAGTATGACCATTATGTACAGGTCCATTCAGCACAGACCTTTTACCCGGTAGTATTTACTTATTATAATATGCTTCACTTCCAGAAGATATCCTTTTTTCCCATTTTATATTGATATTTTTTATTTTCTAATACCACGACCTGTTCAGGGGATGATGCTGCCACATGCTTTGTTTCCTCCACGAGGTGCTGAATGAGACCATGGCATTGCTTCGCCCCTTTCACAAGGAGGGGCACGCCGATCCAATCGATCTTCAGTTCCCTTGAGAAGAAACCTCCCGCTGTCATCATTGGAGGGACGGTCGGTGAAGTATTGGAAATGATGATCTTCTCTTCTTGTCCGTATCGATTCAGCAAAATGCCACTCAGATCGGTTAAGGCAGGGACCACATACTTGGAATTCCTTCGTCCGATCGTATAGACGGGATGACCTTCGTCGTCCGTTCCATGATAGAGAATGTGTCCCGTGTCTTTCTTTGTAAGCTGGTTAAAATAAGGAACTGAAAGGATCTCCTTCTTCGTTAACTTCCCCGGTTTCAATAATTGTAAGTGATAAGCCGCAGCCATGGATGTGGTATGAGTGCCACCGAAATCGTTGTATATATAAATCATCTGATCACCTATAAAAGTCGTTTTCTTCAGTATGAACGGTTGGGGTGGAGAGTATCCCTTTTCATGTTAATTCAATAAAAAAACCTGCTCCCACGAATGGGAAAGCAGGAATACACGATAGAATCAACCACCCGCAGGAGCTGGACCGGCTGCAGGTGCTGCTGTACGCTGACCAAGTTCCTGATCCAGTACCAATAGAGCGGCGGGATTATCTCCGGCAAGTTTCAACCGGTCTACGATCGTCAGTGCCTGAGCTTCTTCATCAATCTGTTCTCTCAGAAATTCCTGAATGATGACAGCAGTCTGTTGATCATTTTGGGCGGCATAGTTGTACGCTTGTTGATAGGAGTTTGTCACGAATTGCTCATGCTCCAGCACTTTTTGAAACGTTTGAAGAGGGGTGCCATACTCTTTCGGCTGCGCAGGAAGCTGCTGAAGATCGACTAGCCCTCCCCTGTCTGTCACATAGTCGATAAGCTTTAACATATGTGTTCGCTCTTCTTCCGACTGTAGTCTCAGCCAACTGGCCATTCCTGTATAATTCTGATTCGCCATATAGGCTGACATGGCAAGATACAGAGTAGTAGACACGTGCTCGATTCCAATCAAATTATTTAAGAGCTTTTGAATTTGTTCGTTAAGCATACCCTTCCTCCTTAAAATATTTTGACTCTTCATTTTATTGAAGGAAAGTAATAATTATGATGGATTCATTAAACCTACATATGGTGATGTTGTTTCCCCTCGAGGAACCGCTTTTGTTTTCTTCTGACCACAAATTCTTCGAGGGTCCCGGACCCGCACACGACTCCAAGAACGATGAACACCAGTCCGAACAGATGATAGATCGTCACGGTTTCACTAAGAAAAACCGCCGCTCCCAGAAGTGAGAAAAAGGTATTGAGATTAAGGAAAATCGATGTTTCGGCAGCCCCTAATTTTCCAATCGAATGATTGTAGATCATATGTCCGACTGCTGTGGCCAATATGGCCGAGGCAAAAAACAGCACCCATATGGCGGCCGGTGCATCGCCTAACTGTTTCAGTCCTCCCGGCTCTGTGATCAGGCTTATGACAAACAGAACGACAGAACCAAACACAAGCATATAACCCGTCAATAACCGGGGATCCAACGTCTTGGCGGCACGGCTTATGATGATGAAGCTCAACGCCTGAGAAAAAATGGAGATGAAAATGAACAAGTCCCCTATCTTCAGTCCACCGAGTCCTTCCCCTCCCGACAGTACAATGATCGTCACACCGACACTACCTGAAAGAAACCCGATGATCTTAATCACGGTCGGCCGGTTCCTGAGGATGATTGTCGCCATTAGAGCCGTTAATAATGGCCCCGTGCCAAGGATCAGTCCACCGTTTGTAGACGACGTTCCGGTTAACCCGACGGATAAAAAATAATGATGACTGACCACATTTAGCAGACCACCGGTAATGATGAACAGGAATTCCTGTGCTGTCGGCTTCCTGATCTTTCCCATCAGGCCGAGGAGAATGAATACTGTAACCCCTGCTGTGAAAATGCGCAGCGAGGTGATTGTAACAGGTGTAAATTCGCTTACAAGCGTTTTTAAAGCCGGCACATTAAAGCCCCATATGAGCATGATGAACACAAGGATGATATACGTTTGCCATTTTTTCAATTCGTCGGAGCCTTCTTTCTATATCGGATATTTCATCCAATCATAGCACCCGAAAGCCATTCCGACTAGAGATAGAAATCCTTTTTTGGAAACAAAAGGGACATTTCAGCCCTGAAATAGACAACACCTTTATTCTCCCCGACCCAAGACTATGCTATAGTATAGGTCGAAAGGGGTTTTTTAACATGACAAATCAAGAATTGCCACCAAAAACATGTACCATCGAGCGTTTAGTCACAAAAGCGGAAGACGTTGAAAAAGTGCTTCAAGGAACGAAAACGGCGACCCGTCGAAACGGAAGATACGCGGATATCGGGGAAATCATGGAGCTTCAAGGAAAGAAATACATAGTGAACAGCGTCTATTCACAGTCACTCGGTGAACTGACAGACGATCACGCCAAGCAAGAAGGGTTTAAATCAGTGGAGGATTATAAAAACGCCATCCTTTCTTATCATCCAGGAATGCCGTGGCACCCCAACATGAGAGTATGGGTCCACGAATTTAGCTTAGTGACAGAATAGAGCACTTCCCATGGAGCAACTGCTATATAGAACTCTGATCTATCTTCATGTCATAAGTGTCGTGGCTTCCATCGGGCCATTTTTCTTACTTCTCTTGACGATGAACAAGTTACGGACCGCTTCCCGGTCCACCCTGCCTTCGTACCTGGATACATTCCGGTACACGGTGCAGCTTTCCAAGCATTCAGGGCACGTCTTAGTCGGAACGGGGATTCTCCTCGTGCTTCTCGGACCATGGACCTGGACGACGCCGTGGATCATCATGACCCTCGTCATCATGTTATGTTCTCTCTTCTTTCTTGCACGGGCATTTTCGCCGACTTTAAGGAAGTTCGGAGAGGAAGGTGCCGACAGGGAAAAGCTTGTTGGAAAGTTACATCGGACCGTTTGGACTTATCTCATTCTCCTCCTGGCCATGCTGTGGTTTATGGTGGTGAAACCGGGTATGTGGGTGTAATTTTTGCGTGTACCAGGTACAATCGGGGATGATTGTGCCTGGTACACGCTTTTTTATTTCATGACATTGTTTCGATATAAAAACACTCTACTCATTCCCCGTATATTTCATCAGCCCTTGTACAAACCTTCCAACTCTTTTATTCTAGTAATAATAGAATTTTCAAAAAAGAAGGAAGCTTTGATGAAAAAATTCACTCTTCAGTCCAAGATTATCTTCATTGTATTAACTCTTCTCTCCGTTTTGATTTTATCCCTGTCGGTGATTTTCTTTCGAATGTTATCTGGGACACTGACAGATTTGAAAGGAAAACAGGCTCTTGCCGTGGCACAATCAGTCTCCAAGATGCCTGCTCTCATCGAAGCATTCAATCAAAAGCAGCCCGAAGATATCATCCAGCCCTTAGTGGAAGATATCCGGAAAGAAACCGGGGCCACTTTCATTGTGGTGGGCAATAAAGACTCTGTCCGTTATTCCCATCCCTTGCCTGAACGTCTTGGAAAAAAGATGGTTGGTGGGGACAATGATAGGGCTTTAATAAACGGGGATTCTTACGTTTCTCATGCGACCGGATCACTCGGTCCCTCTGTCCGGGGAAAAGTTCCGATCAGAAACAATCAAAATGAAATCATCGGTGTTGTATCAGTCGGATTTCTTGAAGACAGTATCCATGATATTGTCATTCCTTACCGGACAAAGGTGTTAATACTCGTCACTATCATCCTTTTAATCGGGATCATCGGCTCCTTTTTCATAGGAAAAGGGATCAAGAAAGCAATCTTCGGTTTGGAGCCTAAAGAAATCGCCATGCAGTTCAAGGAAAAGCGGGCGATTATTGAATCGGTACGTGAAGGGATCATTGCCATCGACCAGCATGGATTGATCACTGAAATCAATGCGAAAGCTCACAGCATTCTTGCAATCAATCATCACCATTCAAATAGAGGCAGGTATATTTTAGACGTCATTCCTGATACAAAAATGGTAGATGTACTGGAAACTAGGGAAAGTCAGCTTGACGACGAGATTTCTCTGAATCATCATGACCTCATCGTCAACAGGCTGCCGATTTTTGAAGAAGAAAAAATTGTAGGAGTAGTCGCCAGTTTTAGAAGAAAGGATGAAATCGATCAGCTTACGAAGGAGCTATCACAGGTTCAAGAATATGCAGGCATCCTCAGGTCCCAGACCCATGAGTATCGAAATAAATTGAATACGATTGCCGGCCTGATTCAGCTTCGTCATCATGATGAAGCATTGACCCTCATACAGGAAGAGGCATCGGGTTATGAGGAACTGATTCAGTTTTTATTGAAAGCCGTACCGGATCCCGTACTTTCCGGTCTTATTATCGGAAAATACAATCGGTCTCAGGAATTGAAGGTATCTTTCTCGATTCATCCTGATAGTTCGATCACTACGCCGCTTACGGATATACAGAGGGAAAAATTGATTACGATCATTGGGAATATACTTGATAACGCATTTGATGAAGTATTATCCTATCCCCTACATAAAAGACATGTTCAATTATTCATGACGGATCTTGGGAATGATTTCATCTTTGAAATAGAAGATAGTGGTAAAGGAATACAGGATTTTGAATCCATATTTAAAAAGGGATACTCCACTAAAACGGGTAAGGACCGGGGAATCGGTCTTCACCTCGTCCAGAAGAGTGTCAGGCATCTAGAAGGGGATATTACAATTGATAAAAGTGAGCTTGGGGGAGCCCTGTTTACGGTCAGCATTCCAAAACAGCAATAGGGGGCGAATGAATTGCGTAAGTGGAACGTATTCATTATAGAAGATGACATTCAGACAGCTGAAATCAACAGTACGTATATCACTCAAATGGAGCGGTTTCAGGTAGGTGGGATTGCCACCACCATCACAGAAGCCAAAAAAGTGTTACCTGTCGTCAATCCGGACTTGATACTCCTTGACGTTTACTTCCCGGATGGGACGGGCAGTGAATTTCTATGGGAGATCAGAAAAGAGTACCGTAACACTGATGTCATCCTCGTTACAGCAGCCAGGGAAACCGAGCATATTTCAAACGCCATTCGTGGCGGTGCATTTGATTATATCTTGAAGCCCATCATCTTTAACCGATTTGAAGAAACTCTCCTCAAATACCAGCAGTATAAAGAGAGAATGAATGATCCACAAGTGGAGAATCAGCACGATGTGGATAATCTATTTAACCGGAAGAAGAGTAGCGGCAGCATCCGGACTGTACCAGATCCCCCAAAAGGGATTGATATGATTACATTGGAGTCCATTCATAAAGCAATAGAAACGAATGACGTTCGGGGTTACACTGCAGAAGAAATGGCCGCCGAGGTAGGTGTCACCAGGACTACTGCCAGGCGTTATCTGGAGTACCTGGTTTCACAAAAGAAAATCAGTGTAGAGTTGACGTACGGTGGTGTAGGCAGACCACAGAGGAGATACTTTGCACCATAATAGAAAGCAGTGAGGCAAGAATCGTCTCACTGCTTTTCCATGTTCAAGCTTCTTTCTTTAAGTCCTCGAATTGCATGTTCCCCCTTTTCTTCCTAAGCCCTAATAGAGTTGGCAGAACAAGGGAGAGGAAAGATACGACCAATAATCCAATGGTGATGTTACTTTGGAGAAACACCCCGTACGAACCGTTCGAAATCGTCATCGCCTGCCTGAATGATTGCTCCATCATCCCCCCCAATATAAACGCAAGAATAAACGGCGGCGCCGGAAATTTGAACATCTTTAATACATAGCCCAATACACCGAATCCGACGAGAAGGTATAAATGGAATGTGTTAAAGCTGACGGCATATACCCCGATCAAACAGAATACGATAATCAAAGCAATCAATAACTGTTTCGGGATATAGAGAATTTTTGCCAGAATGGGAATAAGGGGCAGGTTGAGAACCAACAGAAAAAGATTCCCGATATACATACTTGCAATGACGCCCCAGAAAACGTCAGGATGATCCTGAAGCATTAACGGTCCCGGCTGTACCCCTACGACCAATAAGGCTCCAAGGAGAACGGCAGTCGTTCCAGATCCTGGTATCCCCAAGGTCAATAAGGGGACGAATGCACCGCTTGTTGCAGCATTATTCGATGTCTCAGGCGCAGCCAACCCTTTTATATTCCCTTTTCCGAATGAAGAGGGATCTTTCGATAATCGTTTCTCTGAAATATAGGATAAGAAAGAGGCAATCGTTGCACCCGCTCCAGGAAGAACCCCAAGGATAAACCCCAGGACGGAGTGACGACTGATCGGACCTGCCATTTCTTTTAGTTCATGCTTTTCAAGCTTTAAGCTTCCGACTGCCTCCTTTCCCTTCAACGTATTTTCATTCCTTGAAATGATCAACTGACATACTTCGGAAAGAGCGAATAACCCCAATGCAATGATGAGAAAATCGATTCCTTCGAGTAAACCCGGATTTCCGAATGTGAACCTCTGGGTACCTGTCTGCTGATCGATCCCGACCGTTGCGACCATCAATCCAATCGTCGCTGAAATCAAGGCTTTATTGGTCGACCCCTCGGATAAACTGGATATTGCCGTAAGTCCAAGAAGCATGAGGGCGAAATACTCTGTCGGGCCGAATGTGATGGCAAGCTTCGCCATATAAGGGGCCACAAGCATGAGGGCCACAACGCTGATCGTCCCTCCTGCAAATGAAGAGATGGCGGCAATGGCGAGGGCTTTCCCTGCCTTCCCCTGCTTTGCCATGGGATATCCGTCAAACGCTGTGGCTACCGTACCGGAAATCCCGGGAGCATTTAATAGAATCGAAGAAGTGGAGCCTCCAAATACAGCACCGTAATAGACCCCTGCCATCAGGATCAAAGCTGAAGCGGGGGACATCCCGTAGCTGAGGGGAATCATGATCGCTATGGCGCTGATAGGTCCCAAACCCGGCAGCATACCAATGATCGTTCCAGCGAGTACCCCGATAAATGCAAAGAACAGGTTTTCCGGCGTGAAGGCTACTTGGAACCCATATAAGATACTTTCAATCATGCTCTTTCACCTCCTAAAAGGGGAGAATCCCCTGTGGTAATGTTATATTGAGTAGATAGTTGAATGAATAATACATGACACCTGAAAAAAGAAAGGCCACAAGTACCGTCGTCACTTTCTTTTTGAACCCTAGCACAAACGGAATGACGAGCAAAAATAGAATAGTAGATAATAAAAATCCCACTGGTTCTAATAGAAAAATATAAATAAGTAGAGCTGCAAGCACAGATAGTAAAATGATGAGATCTTCTTTTTTCACATAGCGCCTCTCCTTATCTGCATCCGTATCATCTTTCGCCTGTAAGAATAGAACGATGGCTAAAATGATGAGCAGGTATCCAAGACCTTTTGGAAGGACGTCGCTGTCGATGACCGCATATGGAAATGCCGGCAGCCGATAGCTCAGAGCCAGATAGACAACGGCAAACACGAGCAATACCAGTGAAATGATTCGATCTGGTTTGGTTCTCATTTTGATTCACTCCTTATCAAGAAAGGGGGAACAGAAAACTCTGCTCCCGATCCCCTATTTTTTCAATCCGATTTCCTCCATCAGAGTCTCAATCTCTTTGTATTCCTCATCCAGGAATTGACCGAACTCTTCTGAGGACATATAGTTGTCCGTCCAGCCGAATTTATCACGCATTTCCTTCCATTGATCCGTTTCAATCATTTCCTTGAACGCTTTTTCATAATAAGCAACGGCATCAGGGTCCATATCCTTTGGCCCTAAGAAACCACGCCACACAACAAATTCATCATCAATCCCCTGTTCTTTTAACGTTGGGAACTCTGATACGGTATCTCCCTCCAACCGCTCAGGAGCCGTGATTGCGAGAACCTTCACCTTACCGGCCCGGGCTTGTTCAGATGCTTCGGCAAGACCCGTGGAATAAACATCCACCTTTCCCCCGAGAAGCATGCTCATACCGGATCCGTCCTGAGCGGAAACGTATTTCAGCTTTTTCACATCGACCCCCGCTGCTTTCACAGCTTTAACGAACTGCATATGATCCATGCTTCCCGGTGAAGAAACCCCGACAATCGATACAGACGTCGGATCCTTTTTCAACGCGTCTACAAGATCATTCATCGTATCGTAAGGGGAGTCCGCATCGACAACAAACGCAGCATAGTCAGCGATCACACCTGCTATCGGTGTGAAATCCTTGTGGGAAAGGGTTGATTGTCCATTAAGAGGGACAAAGAATATCGGCGGTGAAGTCACAAACATCGTGTGATTGTCCCCTTTTTTCCCATTGATATAAGACCAGCCGACTGATCCACCACCACCTGGCTTATTCACTACCGCCATGCGCTGATCAATGATTTTCTGTTCTTCCATTACTTTTGATACCGTCCTTGCCGTAGTGTCCCAGCCTCCACCTGCACCAGCTGGAGCCACAACTTCAATCGGCTTTGATGGAGTCCATTCCCCATCACTTTCAGAATTACTGGCCGTGTCCGAACCTCCGCATGCAGTGGTTACGACCAATAAACCCGATAAAATAAGAGCCATGATTCCATGTTTTTTCATCATTGATTTCCCCCTTTAATTTTCTGATAACGCTTTCATTATAGAAAATTCAGAAACCATTGAGAATAAATCGAAAATAAACTCCAAAAGAATCCTTCTGGCTATTTTGTTTATAAAGTTCACAGACTATCCGTATTCCCCTTCCTCAACTCAAACATATGATGTAGCAACTCCTCTATTTTGAGAAAGGTGAGAATGACATTGAATCAGCCATACACTCTGTATAGGCCCGCTCACGGCGGTGGAGGGCATGCAAGTTGGGGAAACGGCCACGGCCACGCGACTTGGGGACACGGAACAAGCTGGAACCAGGGAGGAAATTGGAATCACGGAGGAAACTGGGGATATCACGGCTGGGGCTACCCCGGATTTGCAGCCGGGACCGTGACAGGGTTAGCCGTCGGGGCTGCTGCGTCACCCGGGCCTTACCCGGTACCCGTTCCTGCTTATCCGTATCCTTATCCCTATCCACCGCCTTATCCCCAATCATACTGAAAACGAAAATCCCCGACTCCATTCAGGAGTCGGGGATTTCTTGGTGATAGCACATATTACACTCTCTCTATTAACCCATGAAATTCCTCCCATGGAATAGAGTTAACGGATCACGTGAATACTGGACGTTTTTCTATTGAAAAAATGTGGTATAATAGATTAGTTAGCAAATTATTCATAGATTCGTATACACAAGGAGGAAGCTATATGGATTTCTTATTTCCACTTGGACTAGCCATATCTACCGGTGCAATCATTGCCCTTTTAAAAATCATAGCCATCGATATCATTTTATCTGGAGATAATGCGATTGTCATTGCCATGGCAACGAGAAGATTACCGAAAGACCTTCAGAACAAGGCCATTTTCTGGGGCACGGCTGGCGCCGTCATCCTGCGTATTTTCTTTGCTGCCATCATCGTCTATTTACTTCAGATTCCTTATGTGCATCTCATCGGAGGAGTCCTGTTACTATGGATTGCCTACCAGGTCCTCGTTGAAGATGAAGAGGAAGCCAATATCAAATCACACACAGGACTTAGACAGGCCATCATGACCATCATTGTCGCAGATGCAGCCATGAGTCTTGATAACGTAGTTGCTGTTGCAGGTGCCGCTCATGGACATATTGGAATGATTGCCCTTGGCGTCTTCATCTCGATCCCGATCATGATATTCGGCTCGAAAGCCATTGTGAAGATCCTGGAAAGATTCCGCTGGATCGCTTACCTTGGAGCTGGGATCCTTGCCTACACAGCAGGGGAAATGATCGTGTCGGATGAGAAGTTCCTGGATCTGATCAACCTTCATCACGGAACCATCACTACCATCATTACAATCGGCCTGATGATCCTGGTCCTGCTCTCAGGCTACCTTGCCAACAAGCGTACCCAATCAAACAGCCAACGAAAAAACGTCGAACAATACAACGCATAACACACCCCAAGATGCTTACCTCGGTAAGCATCTTTTTCTGTTGTGGTGAGGGACGGACCTCACTTTCAGGCAGTGAAACCTTGATATACAAGGAATCTTTCTACCAAATAAAGGTCCGTCCCTCTATTTCATCATCTGCTTGACCAGCTCTTTATTTCGTTTTTTGAATGCTTCGTTATGGGATGATACCATGGCGAATTGATTGGCGTCGGGTTGTATGAATTGCTTGGCTTTGTTGACCGCGTTTGCTGCATCTTGGAAAGCACCGGCAATGAGGTTCACTTTTCCTTCATGTTTCAGGATATCCCCTGCTGCATACAGCCCTTCTATTGATGATTCGCTCGTAGTCGTACCTGCTATGTAATATTGATCGAT
The DNA window shown above is from Rossellomorea vietnamensis and carries:
- a CDS encoding tripartite tricarboxylate transporter substrate binding protein, which gives rise to MMKKHGIMALILSGLLVVTTACGGSDTASNSESDGEWTPSKPIEVVAPAGAGGGWDTTARTVSKVMEEQKIIDQRMAVVNKPGGGGSVGWSYINGKKGDNHTMFVTSPPIFFVPLNGQSTLSHKDFTPIAGVIADYAAFVVDADSPYDTMNDLVDALKKDPTSVSIVGVSSPGSMDHMQFVKAVKAAGVDVKKLKYVSAQDGSGMSMLLGGKVDVYSTGLAEASEQARAGKVKVLAITAPERLEGDTVSEFPTLKEQGIDDEFVVWRGFLGPKDMDPDAVAYYEKAFKEMIETDQWKEMRDKFGWTDNYMSSEEFGQFLDEEYKEIETLMEEIGLKK
- a CDS encoding TerC family protein → MDFLFPLGLAISTGAIIALLKIIAIDIILSGDNAIVIAMATRRLPKDLQNKAIFWGTAGAVILRIFFAAIIVYLLQIPYVHLIGGVLLLWIAYQVLVEDEEEANIKSHTGLRQAIMTIIVADAAMSLDNVVAVAGAAHGHIGMIALGVFISIPIMIFGSKAIVKILERFRWIAYLGAGILAYTAGEMIVSDEKFLDLINLHHGTITTIITIGLMILVLLSGYLANKRTQSNSQRKNVEQYNA